GATGAACGAGGACACCTGCATCGTTCGCGCCGCGAAGAACCTCGCGAAGTTCTTCGCGCACGAGTCGTGCGGCCAGTGCACGCCGTGCCGCGAGGGTTGCCCGTGGCTGCTGAAGGTCCTGGGCCGGATCGAGGGAGGCGAAGGGCGCCCCGAAGACGTCGAGCTGCTGCTCCCCATGGCGAAGCAGATGAACAACGGGATGACGCTCTGCGTCTTCGCGGACGCCGCGGTGGGACACGTGGTCTCGACCGTTCCGAAGTTCCGCGCGGAATACGACTACCACGTCACCCACAAGCGGTGCATGGTCGGGACCCGAGAGGAAGTCGTGGCGTGAAGCCGCGCGAAAGCCGCGGCGGGATGGCCGCGCGAACCGAGGCCGCCTGAATGCCGAAGATCACGTTCCAGGACAGGGAAACGCGCACCGTCGAGGTGCCGGACGGGACGAACCTGATCGAGGCGGCGAAGCTCGCCGGGATCGAGATCCCGCACTTCTGCTATCACCCGCGCTTCTCGGTCGTGGGCCAGTGCCGCATGTGCCTCGTCGAGATCGACGGGATGCCGAAGATCCAGGCCGCCTGCACGACGCCGATCAAGGACGGGATGGTCGTCAAGACCGGCTCTCCGAAGACGAAGGACGCGCAGAAGGCGACGATGGAGTTCCTGCTGATCAACCACCCGCTCGACTGCCCGATCTGCGACCAGGCCGGCGAGTGCAAGCTCCAGGACAACTCCTTCGGGTACGGCTTCCAGCAGTCCCGCTACGACGAACGCAAGAAGCAGTACGACGGATACTCGCGCACGAAGATCGGACCGCACGTCATCGCCGACATGACGCGCTGCATCCTCTGCACGCGCTGCATCCGGTTCACCCAGGAGATCGCGAAGACGGGCGAGCTGACGTTCCTCGACCGCGCCGGCTCGACCCTCGTCTGGACCCACGAGGGGCGGGAGCTCGACAACGACTGGTCCGCCTGCGCCGCCGACGTCTGTCCGGTCGGCGCGCTCACGGTCGAGGACTTCCGTTTCCGGCAGCGGGTCTGGTACCTGAAGAAGACGCCCTCCGTCTGCCCCGGGTGCGACATCGGCTGCAACAACACGATCGAATCGCGCGGCGGGATCGTCTACCGGTACATGCCGCGCCTCAATCCCGACGTCAACGACTACTGGCTCTGCGACCACGGCCGGTTCCTCGCCGAGAGCCTGAACGAGCGCGACTACGGGCGCCCGCTGGTCCGGGAGGGCGGCGAAGAGAAGAGCGTTCCTTGGGACGCCGCGATCGCGCGCATCCTGTCCGCGATCCGGGAGACGACCGGAGGCGCGGGGCCGTCGGCGATCCTCGCCCTCGGCTCGGGATTCCTTTCGAACGAGGAGAACTGGCTCCTCCGGAAGCTCTTCGGCGACACGCTCGGCGTGCCGAACCTCGACGTCGCGGCGGACCCCGACCGCGTCCGCCGGATGCCGTCGAAGAGCGGATGGATCGAGAGCTCGGGCGTCGCCGCGCCGAACCTGAAGGGCGCGCGCGACGTCGGCGTGGGCCCCCGCGCCGGCGGGAAGGGCCTCGCGGCGCTCTACGACGGGAGCTTCACCCCCGAGATCGTCTACGTCGCCGACGCGGCCTGGTCGAAGGACGCGGAGAACCCGGACCGCGTCGCCGCGCTCCGGCGCGCGAAGCTCCTCGTCGTTCACGCGCGGACCGAGAACCTCCTGACGCGGGAGGCCGACATCGTGCTCCCGGCGACCTCGCTCGCCGAGAAGGACGGCACCTTCACGAACCGGTTCGGACGGGTGCAGCGGTTCGAGCGCGCGATGCTCGCCAAACCGCCCGTCAAGGCGGACTGGGAAATCCTGCTGCTCCTCGCGGTCGCCCTCGGCTTCGGCGATCCGTCGTGGAATCCCCTGTCGATCTTCCCGATGCTCGCGGAGGAGATCCCGGGCTACGCCGTCGACGAAGACGTGCTCGACGGCGGCCTGACCATGAAGAAGGGACTCTTCGTCGCCGAGGGAGGATTGTGAGCGCGGCGGACTGGGCGATCGTCGTCCTCCGGCCGCTCATCCCGGTCCTCGGGGCCGCGATGGCCGTCCCCGTCCTCACCTGGGCGGAGCGCCGCGGCGCGGGCCTCATCCAGGACCGTCCCGGCCCGAACCGCGTCGGGTTCTTCGGATGGCGCGCCTTCGGACTCGGCCAGCCCCTGGCGGACGCCTTCAAGTTCTTCTTCAAGGAGGACATCACCCCGGACAACGCGGACGTGTTCCTCTACACGCTGGCGCCCTGGATCGTGATGTTCTCGGCGCTCGTGGGGTTCGCCGTCATCCCCTACGGCCCGACGATCCCGGTCGCGGGGAGGAGCGTCCCCCTCGTCGGCGCGGACGTGCCGATCGGCGCGCTCTTCATCTTCGCGATGACCGGGCTCTCCGTCTACGGGATCGTGCTCGCGGGATGGTCCTCGAACAACAAGTACTCCCTCATGGGAGGCTTCCGATCGGCCGCCCAGGTCATTTCCTACGAGCTCGCGATGACGACGGCGGCGGCCGGCGTTTTCCTCTCCTCCTCGTCGCTCCGGCTCACGCGGGTCGTCGAGGCGCAGC
The Thermoanaerobaculia bacterium genome window above contains:
- a CDS encoding 2Fe-2S iron-sulfur cluster-binding protein; the encoded protein is MPKITFQDRETRTVEVPDGTNLIEAAKLAGIEIPHFCYHPRFSVVGQCRMCLVEIDGMPKIQAACTTPIKDGMVVKTGSPKTKDAQKATMEFLLINHPLDCPICDQAGECKLQDNSFGYGFQQSRYDERKKQYDGYSRTKIGPHVIADMTRCILCTRCIRFTQEIAKTGELTFLDRAGSTLVWTHEGRELDNDWSACAADVCPVGALTVEDFRFRQRVWYLKKTPSVCPGCDIGCNNTIESRGGIVYRYMPRLNPDVNDYWLCDHGRFLAESLNERDYGRPLVREGGEEKSVPWDAAIARILSAIRETTGGAGPSAILALGSGFLSNEENWLLRKLFGDTLGVPNLDVAADPDRVRRMPSKSGWIESSGVAAPNLKGARDVGVGPRAGGKGLAALYDGSFTPEIVYVADAAWSKDAENPDRVAALRRAKLLVVHARTENLLTREADIVLPATSLAEKDGTFTNRFGRVQRFERAMLAKPPVKADWEILLLLAVALGFGDPSWNPLSIFPMLAEEIPGYAVDEDVLDGGLTMKKGLFVAEGGL
- the nuoH gene encoding NADH-quinone oxidoreductase subunit NuoH, producing the protein MSAADWAIVVLRPLIPVLGAAMAVPVLTWAERRGAGLIQDRPGPNRVGFFGWRAFGLGQPLADAFKFFFKEDITPDNADVFLYTLAPWIVMFSALVGFAVIPYGPTIPVAGRSVPLVGADVPIGALFIFAMTGLSVYGIVLAGWSSNNKYSLMGGFRSAAQVISYELAMTTAAAGVFLSSSSLRLTRVVEAQRGSFLRWNVVPQFFGFVVFTIAAFAETNRVPFDLAEADAELVGGYHTEYSAFKFGAFFMAEYIAMTVGSAFIVTMYFGGWSLPFFHPTGLVGGLVSVAVFAAKTAFFLGVFIWVRWTLPRFRYDQLMRLGWKVMLPLAFANLVWVALLVRTGIL
- a CDS encoding NADH-ubiquinone oxidoreductase-F iron-sulfur binding region domain-containing protein, coding for MNEDTCIVRAAKNLAKFFAHESCGQCTPCREGCPWLLKVLGRIEGGEGRPEDVELLLPMAKQMNNGMTLCVFADAAVGHVVSTVPKFRAEYDYHVTHKRCMVGTREEVVA